The DNA region GGTGCGGGTGGGGCTCTCCAACTCGTTCGGATTCGGCGGCCACAACAGCGTCTTGGTTTTCAGCAAACCCCGCTAATGGCCGGCGAAGCGCGGCGGCGGCGCCTGCGCGCCTTGTTGAAGAAAGCCCACGTCGCGCCCACCGATCTCGCGCTCTTCGAGCAAGCCTTTGTGCATGAAAGCGCGGCCCGCGAGCGGCGCAAGAAGTCGAACGAACGGCTGGAGTTTTTGGGCGACGCCGTCGCCGGGTTGGCGGCCGCGAGTTGGCTTTTCGAGGAGCATCCGGAGGCGAGCGAGGGATGGCTGACCGCCCGCAAAGCGGCGATCGTGCGCGACAGTTCGCTCGCGGTGACCGCGCTGCGGCTCGGATTTCCGGATCTGATCGAGCTGGGTTCGGGCTTGGAGCGCTCGGGCGGGGCGGAGAACAAGACGATCCTGGCCGATGCGTTCGAAGCGTTTGTCGGCGCGCTGTACCGGCGGTACGGCGAGGCCAAGGCTCGCCGCTTCGTCCTGGAACAGCATATGGCGTTCGTCGATCTCTCCGACGAAGGCGTCACCGACCCGAAATCGCTTTT from Candidatus Rubrimentiphilum sp. includes:
- the rnc gene encoding ribonuclease III, which translates into the protein MAGEARRRRLRALLKKAHVAPTDLALFEQAFVHESAARERRKKSNERLEFLGDAVAGLAAASWLFEEHPEASEGWLTARKAAIVRDSSLAVTALRLGFPDLIELGSGLERSGGAENKTILADAFEAFVGALYRRYGEAKARRFVLEQHMAFVDLSDEGVTDPKSLLQSLSQQRYRELPLYRDRSTGTPQEPHFVSEVILKDRVVGSGAGRSKKLAQLQAASVALQALIKKTRKRAKK